Proteins encoded in a region of the Pseudomonas viciae genome:
- a CDS encoding DUF2970 domain-containing protein codes for MDEPTENKAPTLWQMLHSVGAAAFGVQSGKNRARDFTHGKPSHFVILGILFTVIFGLTLYGIVNLVLYFAGV; via the coding sequence ATGGACGAACCAACTGAAAACAAGGCGCCAACCCTCTGGCAAATGCTGCATAGCGTGGGGGCGGCGGCCTTTGGCGTGCAAAGCGGGAAAAACCGCGCCCGGGACTTTACCCATGGAAAGCCGAGTCACTTCGTGATCCTCGGCATCCTGTTTACGGTGATTTTCGGGTTGACGTTGTATGGGATCGTTAATTTGGTGTTGTACTTTGCGGGTGTGTGA